From the genome of Paraburkholderia aromaticivorans, one region includes:
- the murD gene encoding UDP-N-acetylmuramoyl-L-alanine--D-glutamate ligase: MFGEKFRDRQKPMVLVLGLGESGLAMARWCARHGCRLRVADTREVPPNLSALEAHGIDAAFVGGPFSPVLLEGVELVAISPGLSPLAADLLPLVTAAREQGIPVWGELEFFSQALKTLGESGYAPKVIAITGTNGKTTTTSLTGLLCERAGKKVAVAGNISPALLDKLSEAIDKTALPDVWVLELSSFQLETAHTFTPDAAVVLNITQDHLDWHGGLDAYAAAKGRIFGTQTVRVLNRDDARVMKLAPSEDSEAGMVTFGVTEPKNDGDYGLLRDNGMIWLVEAHDRDASDEPVPKRRRKNEVVTPPNIALKRLMPADALRIRGLHNAANALAAYALARAIGLPGAPLLHGLREYRGEPHRVELIASIDGIDYVDDSKGTNVGATVAALDGLAQRVVLIAGGDGKGQDFEPLAAPVMRWCRAVMLIGRDAPQIRAALEDTGIAMTDHATLEEATRAATALAEPGDAVLLSPACASFDMFKGYAHRAAVFRSTVEDIAAERGTMI, from the coding sequence ATGTTCGGCGAGAAGTTTCGGGATCGGCAAAAGCCGATGGTGCTCGTGCTGGGACTGGGTGAATCCGGTCTCGCCATGGCGCGCTGGTGCGCGCGGCACGGCTGTCGGCTGCGTGTGGCCGACACGCGCGAAGTCCCGCCGAACCTGTCCGCGCTCGAAGCGCACGGCATCGACGCCGCATTCGTCGGCGGCCCGTTTTCCCCAGTGCTGCTCGAAGGCGTCGAACTCGTCGCCATCAGCCCGGGCTTGTCGCCGCTTGCCGCCGACCTGTTGCCGCTGGTCACGGCGGCGCGCGAGCAGGGCATCCCCGTGTGGGGCGAACTCGAATTCTTCTCGCAAGCGCTGAAGACGCTCGGTGAAAGCGGCTACGCGCCGAAAGTGATCGCCATCACCGGCACCAACGGCAAGACCACGACCACGAGCCTGACCGGTCTGCTGTGCGAACGCGCCGGCAAGAAGGTCGCGGTAGCGGGCAATATCAGCCCGGCGCTGCTCGACAAGCTATCGGAAGCGATCGACAAAACCGCGCTACCGGACGTGTGGGTACTGGAGCTCTCGAGCTTCCAGCTCGAAACCGCCCACACGTTTACGCCCGACGCGGCGGTCGTGCTGAACATCACTCAGGATCACCTCGACTGGCACGGCGGTCTCGACGCGTACGCCGCCGCGAAGGGCCGTATCTTCGGTACACAGACCGTGCGCGTGCTGAATCGCGACGACGCGCGCGTCATGAAGCTCGCGCCTTCGGAAGACAGCGAAGCCGGGATGGTCACGTTCGGCGTCACCGAGCCGAAGAACGACGGCGACTACGGCTTGCTGCGCGACAACGGCATGATCTGGCTGGTCGAAGCCCATGACCGCGACGCGAGCGACGAGCCGGTGCCGAAGCGCCGTCGCAAGAACGAAGTGGTGACGCCGCCGAACATCGCGCTCAAGCGCCTGATGCCCGCCGACGCGTTGCGCATTCGCGGTTTGCACAACGCCGCCAATGCGCTCGCCGCCTACGCGCTCGCGCGTGCGATCGGCCTGCCGGGCGCGCCGCTGCTGCACGGCCTGCGCGAATATCGCGGCGAGCCGCACCGCGTGGAATTGATCGCGTCGATCGACGGTATCGACTATGTGGACGACAGCAAGGGCACCAACGTTGGCGCGACGGTCGCCGCGCTCGACGGACTCGCGCAGCGCGTGGTGCTGATTGCCGGCGGCGACGGCAAGGGCCAGGATTTCGAACCGCTTGCCGCGCCGGTCATGCGCTGGTGCCGCGCGGTGATGCTGATCGGCCGCGACGCGCCGCAAATCCGCGCCGCGCTGGAAGACACGGGCATCGCGATGACCGACCACGCCACGCTCGAAGAAGCGACGCGCGCCGCGACCGCGCTGGCGGAGCCGGGCGACGCCGTGCTGCTGTCGCCGGCTTGCGCGAGCTTCGACATGTTCAAGGGTTACGCGCACCGCGCCGCGGTGTTCCGCAGCACGGTGGAAGACATCGCGGCCGAACGGGGGACGATGATATGA
- the mraY gene encoding phospho-N-acetylmuramoyl-pentapeptide-transferase, whose translation MLLALAQWLQNDASFLRVFSYLTFRAVMATITALLIGLVCGPAVIRKLTAMKVGQAVRKDGPQTHLVKSGTPTMGGVLILLGIAVATLLWADLTNRFIWIVMLVTFGFGVIGWVDDYRKVVYKDPRGMSSREKYFWQSVIGLFAAVYLAFSVSEASNVRVFDLFMAWVRSGLSMGLPARADLMLPFVKSISYPLGVWGFIVLTYLVIVGASNAVNLTDGLDGLVIMPVVLVGASLGVFAYVMGSSVYSKYLLFPHIAGAGELLIFCSAMGGAGLAFLWFNTHPAQMFMGDVGALALGGALGTVAVIVRQEIVLFIMGGIFVAETLSVMLQVTWFKFTKRRFGEGRRLFKMAPLHHHFELSGWKETQVVVRFWIITLMLCLFGLSTLKLR comes from the coding sequence ATGCTACTGGCGCTGGCGCAATGGCTGCAGAATGACGCAAGCTTCTTGCGCGTGTTCAGTTATCTGACTTTCCGCGCGGTGATGGCGACCATCACCGCGCTGCTGATCGGGCTCGTCTGCGGCCCGGCGGTGATTCGCAAGCTGACCGCCATGAAGGTCGGTCAGGCCGTTCGTAAAGACGGCCCGCAAACTCACCTCGTCAAATCTGGCACGCCGACCATGGGCGGCGTGCTGATTCTGCTCGGCATTGCCGTGGCCACGCTGTTGTGGGCCGACCTGACCAACCGCTTCATCTGGATCGTGATGCTCGTCACGTTCGGTTTCGGCGTGATCGGCTGGGTCGACGATTACCGCAAGGTGGTCTACAAGGATCCGCGCGGCATGTCGTCGCGCGAAAAGTATTTCTGGCAGTCGGTGATCGGCCTGTTCGCTGCCGTGTACCTCGCGTTCAGTGTGTCCGAAGCGAGCAACGTGCGCGTGTTCGACCTGTTCATGGCATGGGTGAGGAGCGGCCTTTCGATGGGCTTGCCGGCGCGCGCCGACCTGATGCTGCCGTTCGTCAAGTCGATCAGTTATCCGCTCGGCGTGTGGGGCTTCATCGTGCTGACGTACCTGGTGATCGTCGGCGCGAGCAACGCGGTCAACCTCACCGACGGTCTCGACGGTCTCGTGATCATGCCGGTCGTGCTGGTCGGCGCGTCGCTCGGCGTGTTCGCTTACGTGATGGGCAGTTCGGTCTACTCGAAATACCTGCTGTTTCCGCATATCGCCGGCGCGGGCGAATTGCTGATCTTCTGTTCGGCAATGGGCGGGGCAGGGCTCGCGTTCCTCTGGTTCAACACGCACCCGGCGCAGATGTTCATGGGCGACGTCGGCGCGCTCGCGCTCGGTGGCGCGCTCGGCACGGTCGCGGTGATCGTGCGTCAGGAAATCGTGCTGTTCATCATGGGCGGCATTTTTGTCGCGGAGACGCTGTCCGTGATGTTGCAGGTCACGTGGTTCAAATTCACCAAGCGCCGTTTCGGCGAAGGGCGGCGTCTCTTCAAGATGGCGCCGCTGCATCACCATTTCGAGTTGTCGGGGTGGAAGGAAACGCAGGTGGTCGTGCGTTTCTGGATCATCACGTTGATGTTGTGTCTCTTTGGTTTGTCCACGCTCAAACTGCGTTAA